A stretch of the Planktothricoides raciborskii GIHE-MW2 genome encodes the following:
- a CDS encoding DUF3326 domain-containing protein: MIQRPYTVVLIVPTGVGAAIGGYAGDALPVARAIAQVADRLITHPNVLNGAQLYWPMANSFYVEGYGLDQFAAMNWGLRPVHKNRIGLILDAAIESDLRWRQLQAADATKATLGLDLTDYVVTDRPLNVELRTVPGGASWGTIGNPDSLLRAAAALITKAGASAIAVVARFPDDHDSPALQQYRQGSGIDPIAGAEAVISHLIVRHFHIPCAHAPALSPLPLDPQISPRAAAEELGYTFLPCVLAGLSRSPQFITSTPGRGRGAEGQSSSFLSSLSSLLPKGADIWADQVDAVVIPATAAGGGAVLSFSQYPSVQIIAVGENSTLMQVTPEAVGINAVTVNSYLEALGVLVAHRAGISASALRPQISSLRCLEW; encoded by the coding sequence ATGATTCAGCGTCCTTACACAGTTGTTTTAATTGTACCGACGGGAGTCGGGGCGGCAATTGGTGGCTATGCAGGAGATGCTTTGCCCGTGGCACGGGCGATCGCCCAAGTAGCCGATCGCCTGATTACCCATCCCAATGTCCTGAATGGGGCGCAGTTATACTGGCCAATGGCCAATAGCTTCTATGTAGAAGGGTACGGACTGGATCAATTTGCGGCGATGAATTGGGGATTACGACCCGTACACAAAAATCGGATCGGCCTGATTTTGGATGCGGCCATTGAATCGGATCTGCGTTGGCGGCAGTTGCAAGCGGCAGATGCCACCAAAGCCACCTTGGGACTCGATCTCACCGATTATGTAGTCACCGATCGCCCCTTAAATGTGGAACTACGCACGGTTCCTGGGGGGGCAAGTTGGGGGACGATTGGCAATCCAGACAGCTTATTGCGGGCGGCAGCGGCTTTAATCACCAAAGCAGGGGCCTCTGCGATCGCCGTGGTAGCCAGGTTTCCCGACGATCATGATTCCCCGGCACTGCAACAGTATCGGCAAGGTTCCGGCATTGACCCCATTGCCGGTGCGGAAGCGGTGATCAGTCATCTGATCGTGCGTCACTTTCACATCCCTTGCGCTCACGCCCCAGCCCTGTCACCCCTGCCTCTAGATCCGCAAATATCCCCCCGTGCGGCGGCGGAAGAGTTAGGTTATACTTTCTTACCTTGTGTCTTAGCGGGGTTAAGTCGATCGCCTCAATTCATTACCTCCACTCCCGGAAGGGGCAGAGGGGCAGAGGGGCAGAGTTCCTCTTTTCTCTCTTCTCTCTCCTCTCTCCTTCCGAAGGGGGCAGATATTTGGGCAGACCAAGTAGATGCGGTGGTGATTCCGGCAACCGCTGCCGGTGGCGGTGCGGTTTTAAGTTTCAGCCAATATCCATCGGTGCAAATCATTGCCGTTGGGGAAAATAGCACCCTGATGCAAGTAACACCAGAAGCAGTGGGCATTAACGCTGTAACAGTCAACTCTTATTTAGAAGCATTAGGGGTATTAGTAGCTCATCGGGCCGGAATTAGTGCCTCAGCCCTACGCCCGCAGATTTCTTCCCTCCGTTGTCTTGAGTGGTAG
- a CDS encoding glycosyltransferase family 2 protein → MPSIQFDPKPEISVILTTYNRSDYLKTCINSVIEQTFQDWELVIVDDGSQDNTTEVVNSYLLEYRNIRYLKHQNRQVGYARNAGIQASFGKYITFIDSDDTYKPHHLESRWEFMQTHPEIDLIEGGFEIEKEFFVSDYFQSGKTISIKECVLCPTFFGKRYVFFELSGFNNLAYSEDTDFWERAEKVFKTQHIKEPETYIYTRAETSLSKTFIEQVRIVNYL, encoded by the coding sequence ATGCCCAGTATCCAATTTGACCCAAAACCAGAAATTTCTGTCATTCTTACCACATATAACCGCTCAGATTATTTAAAGACTTGTATTAATAGTGTTATTGAGCAAACCTTTCAGGATTGGGAATTGGTTATAGTTGATGATGGTAGCCAAGATAACACTACAGAAGTAGTTAACTCCTATCTCCTGGAATACCGGAATATCCGTTATCTTAAACACCAAAATCGTCAAGTTGGTTATGCGAGAAATGCGGGAATACAAGCGTCATTTGGCAAATACATTACATTCATTGACAGTGATGATACTTATAAACCTCATCATTTAGAATCACGTTGGGAATTTATGCAAACCCATCCAGAAATTGATTTAATTGAAGGTGGATTTGAAATAGAAAAAGAGTTTTTTGTGAGTGATTATTTTCAATCTGGTAAAACAATTAGTATTAAAGAATGTGTTTTATGTCCCACATTTTTCGGCAAAAGATATGTATTCTTTGAATTATCAGGATTTAATAATCTTGCTTATTCAGAAGATACAGATTTTTGGGAACGGGCGGAGAAAGTTTTTAAAACTCAACACATCAAGGAACCAGAAACGTATATTTATACTAGAGCAGAAACTAGCCTATCTAAAACTTTTATAGAACAAGTACGTATAGTTAATTACTTGTAA
- a CDS encoding FkbM family methyltransferase, with amino-acid sequence MDENLIIDVGVHTGEDTEFYLKKGFRVVGIEANPEIYQLTKNKLQSYIANGQLQLLNIAIAPQDGEITFYSNLEKSIWGTISPDFVHRGEILGTKSVAIKVKGTRFENILQEFGIPYYLKIDIEGADILCIKALRKFDNRPKFISIESAKLSWNDLLEEFKIFEELGYQKFKVINQAKISQQTCPYPAKEGKYVEHEFQYGCSGSFGEETPGNWLSKTAAINIYKRIFWFYKILGIQGIIYKYPWGKMLIEGLNLKEPWYDTHASL; translated from the coding sequence ATGGATGAGAACTTAATAATTGATGTTGGCGTTCACACAGGAGAGGACACAGAATTTTATTTAAAAAAAGGCTTTCGAGTGGTGGGGATAGAAGCCAACCCAGAAATTTATCAACTCACAAAAAACAAACTACAATCATACATCGCCAATGGTCAACTACAACTTCTCAACATTGCCATAGCTCCCCAAGATGGTGAAATCACCTTCTATTCTAACCTAGAAAAAAGTATTTGGGGAACAATCTCCCCAGACTTTGTTCATCGTGGCGAAATTCTCGGCACTAAATCAGTAGCTATTAAAGTTAAAGGAACTAGATTTGAAAATATTCTACAAGAATTTGGCATTCCTTACTATTTAAAAATTGATATTGAAGGTGCAGATATATTGTGTATAAAGGCATTAAGGAAGTTTGATAATAGGCCAAAATTCATATCCATAGAATCAGCAAAACTTTCTTGGAATGATTTACTAGAAGAATTTAAGATATTTGAAGAACTAGGTTATCAGAAATTTAAAGTTATTAACCAAGCAAAAATATCCCAACAAACTTGTCCCTATCCAGCAAAAGAAGGAAAATACGTCGAGCATGAATTTCAGTATGGTTGTAGCGGTTCATTTGGAGAAGAAACACCAGGTAATTGGTTGTCAAAAACAGCAGCCATAAATATCTACAAACGCATTTTTTGGTTTTATAAAATATTGGGTATTCAGGGAATTATTTATAAATATCCCTGGGGTAAAATGCTCATAGAAGGACTCAACCTTAAAGAGCCATGGTATGATACTCATGCCAGTTTGTAA
- a CDS encoding glycosyltransferase, with protein MQIIVEGWRFIPHSYAIANHFQLLEMLKRPELKIFHRDMPFLQDSWKPVKGLLDPAAERILNSLPNPPENFEADVTFRIYCPFNLASAKTPRTVMFGCTEWGMVPPSILKGMKVASFSQAHANSNTTIVTSSHWSRDGFIYSGADPDRVVVVPLGVEPNIYKPLPLEERRQLRKKLGWDDYFIFFNSGVMWNKRQGIDGLLKAFAQVVNGHPEARLVLKGRDYIFPSRQELFQAKNVLTAREFEQIKPRVMYQGENLSSKQMAELYQAADVYVSPYLAEGFNLPVLEAAACGLPVICTQGGSTDDFTHPDFNWGISSQVKSVNMEENTVFYLEPNIDHLITLMTEIIDRNAECDRARKAGPKWVHSRFTWQDTIDKLLPVLTDEISPHPLCPSASPATPQYKKYKILVEGWRNIPHSYAMVNQFQLLEMCDRPEVEIFHRDIPYLRSHWQPVAELFEPVAAQKIQQIPPPPPETVDAILRIAIPYNLKPGNAKKTCVFCTTEAGIVTKSMLSGICANSITEALENSDVTIITPSHWSRQGFLRSGVEANRVVVVPHGVDNNLYKPLPEDQRKALRQQLSIADKFVFLNIGILSDNKGIRLLLKAFATVVDKYPQARLVLKGADSLFASRQFFTDSAKAVLTEAEAAKVESRLAYIDKTLSISEMIRLYQAADIYLSPYLAEGFNLPVLEAAACGLPVLCTQGGPTDDFTRPEFALGISSHLQPINVGEETVFLLVPNLDHLIEQMAWAIAHPEFRINARKFAEKFIGEHFTWNRVVDRLLNVLTGD; from the coding sequence ATGCAAATAATTGTTGAAGGCTGGCGCTTTATTCCTCATTCTTATGCGATCGCGAATCATTTTCAACTTTTGGAAATGTTGAAACGACCGGAGTTGAAAATTTTTCATCGAGATATGCCCTTCCTACAGGATAGCTGGAAACCTGTAAAAGGATTATTAGACCCTGCCGCAGAAAGAATCTTAAATTCACTGCCCAATCCCCCAGAAAACTTTGAGGCAGATGTTACTTTTCGGATCTACTGTCCGTTTAACCTCGCATCCGCAAAAACCCCAAGGACTGTAATGTTTGGCTGCACCGAATGGGGTATGGTGCCTCCGAGTATTCTCAAGGGAATGAAAGTAGCATCTTTCTCACAAGCTCATGCTAATTCTAATACGACGATTGTTACTTCTTCTCATTGGTCAAGAGATGGTTTTATCTATAGTGGGGCTGACCCAGACCGGGTAGTGGTTGTACCCCTGGGGGTCGAGCCAAATATTTATAAACCATTACCTTTAGAAGAACGCCGTCAACTCAGAAAAAAATTAGGGTGGGATGACTATTTTATTTTCTTTAATAGTGGGGTGATGTGGAATAAACGCCAAGGAATTGATGGATTATTAAAAGCATTTGCTCAAGTGGTAAATGGCCATCCAGAAGCTAGATTAGTGTTAAAAGGGCGCGATTATATTTTTCCTTCCCGTCAGGAACTGTTTCAGGCAAAAAATGTTTTAACCGCAAGGGAATTTGAACAAATAAAGCCGCGAGTGATGTATCAGGGGGAAAATCTTTCTTCTAAGCAAATGGCAGAACTTTATCAGGCTGCTGATGTCTATGTTTCTCCTTATTTAGCGGAAGGTTTTAATTTGCCGGTTTTGGAAGCTGCCGCTTGTGGCTTGCCGGTGATTTGTACCCAAGGTGGGTCAACGGATGATTTCACTCATCCTGATTTTAATTGGGGTATTTCCAGTCAGGTAAAGTCGGTGAACATGGAAGAAAATACAGTATTTTATCTAGAGCCAAATATCGATCACTTAATTACATTAATGACGGAAATTATTGATCGCAATGCAGAATGCGATCGCGCCAGAAAAGCTGGGCCAAAATGGGTACATAGTCGCTTCACTTGGCAAGACACTATTGATAAATTATTGCCAGTGTTAACGGATGAAATTTCACCGCATCCCCTCTGCCCCTCTGCCTCACCCGCCACACCCCAATATAAAAAGTATAAAATATTAGTAGAAGGATGGAGAAATATTCCCCATTCTTATGCAATGGTCAACCAGTTTCAACTTTTAGAAATGTGCGATCGCCCAGAAGTAGAAATATTCCACCGGGATATTCCTTACTTACGTTCCCACTGGCAACCTGTTGCCGAATTATTTGAACCTGTTGCCGCCCAAAAAATACAGCAAATTCCTCCACCGCCCCCAGAAACCGTGGACGCGATTTTGCGGATAGCCATTCCCTATAATTTAAAACCGGGCAACGCCAAAAAAACCTGTGTATTTTGTACCACGGAAGCAGGCATTGTCACCAAATCCATGTTATCAGGAATTTGTGCTAATTCTATCACAGAAGCATTAGAAAATTCTGATGTAACAATTATTACCCCATCTCATTGGTCAAGACAAGGTTTTTTACGCAGTGGAGTTGAGGCAAACCGAGTTGTAGTCGTTCCCCACGGGGTAGATAATAATTTGTATAAACCACTACCAGAAGATCAACGAAAGGCTTTACGGCAGCAATTAAGCATTGCGGATAAATTTGTGTTTTTGAATATCGGTATTTTATCGGACAATAAAGGCATTAGACTCTTGTTAAAAGCCTTTGCCACAGTGGTTGACAAGTATCCTCAAGCAAGGCTAGTCTTAAAAGGGGCAGATAGCTTATTTGCATCTAGGCAATTTTTTACTGACTCTGCCAAAGCTGTACTCACCGAAGCTGAAGCGGCAAAAGTTGAATCTCGGTTGGCTTATATTGACAAAACTCTCTCGATTTCCGAAATGATTCGACTCTATCAAGCGGCGGATATTTATCTTTCTCCTTATTTAGCGGAAGGCTTTAATTTGCCAGTTTTGGAGGCCGCTGCTTGTGGTTTGCCAGTCTTATGTACTCAGGGAGGCCCGACCGATGATTTTACTCGGCCTGAATTTGCATTAGGAATTAGCAGTCACCTTCAACCAATCAACGTTGGTGAGGAAACCGTATTTTTACTGGTGCCAAATTTAGATCATTTAATTGAACAAATGGCATGGGCGATCGCGCATCCAGAATTTAGAATTAATGCCCGTAAATTTGCGGAGAAATTTATTGGAGAACATTTCACCTGGAACCGGGTAGTCGATCGACTACTAAATGTATTAACTGGGGATTAA
- a CDS encoding NUDIX domain-containing protein, whose protein sequence is MNPTNQKEKFSNNNIYQQTAECLKISHLTFLDLSGYQIDLTFDSTKFYTHPQDISFWILPKLSGDDKTKHKTRGLELPGGKINQEEKPLQAVLRETWE, encoded by the coding sequence ATGAACCCAACAAATCAGAAAGAAAAATTTAGCAACAACAATATTTATCAACAAACAGCAGAATGTCTAAAAATATCACACTTGACTTTTCTTGATTTAAGTGGCTATCAAATTGATTTAACTTTTGATTCTACTAAATTTTATACTCATCCACAGGATATTAGTTTTTGGATTTTACCAAAATTATCTGGTGATGACAAAACAAAACACAAAACTAGAGGTTTGGAATTACCTGGAGGGAAAATTAATCAAGAAGAAAAACCTCTACAAGCTGTATTGCGAGAAACTTGGGAATAA
- a CDS encoding COP23 domain-containing protein, producing the protein MNLKQIFLFIIGGMIAVQITQINFISNAKTTLPSRTFLAQETTPNSESNPSQNQPQETGRSRRRDVRYRFECNSGNQTILALYKGTRSRSSSRVSWHRAGERQLIQWTEEGAQEFGGNLTASDRCRAVTTRFNQHFLRQSTQPTVPPLSEGVVHGMPVICAAESGECNPNNILWTLKPENRDTNGRIIAQLLSALKGEAGTGLILESEDDLEITSIPMDSLIDGIIMQESDRLDALEFSPDEIDLDDEFGEDRVILAD; encoded by the coding sequence ATGAATTTAAAACAAATCTTTTTATTTATAATTGGAGGAATGATTGCGGTTCAAATTACCCAAATAAACTTTATCTCTAATGCCAAAACTACACTGCCATCACGCACGTTTTTAGCCCAAGAAACTACTCCAAACAGTGAGAGCAATCCCAGCCAGAATCAACCGCAAGAAACTGGTCGCAGTCGCCGTCGGGACGTGAGATATCGGTTTGAATGCAACAGCGGCAACCAAACCATTCTGGCATTATATAAAGGAACCCGCAGCCGCAGCAGTAGCAGGGTTTCTTGGCATCGGGCTGGAGAACGCCAACTAATTCAATGGACTGAAGAAGGCGCCCAAGAGTTTGGCGGAAATTTGACCGCTTCAGACCGTTGCCGCGCTGTGACAACGAGGTTTAATCAGCATTTTTTGCGGCAAAGCACTCAACCGACCGTACCCCCATTAAGTGAAGGAGTGGTGCATGGAATGCCGGTAATTTGTGCCGCTGAGTCCGGTGAGTGTAATCCTAATAATATTTTGTGGACATTAAAGCCAGAAAATCGCGATACTAATGGCCGAATTATTGCTCAACTTTTAAGTGCTTTAAAAGGAGAAGCGGGGACGGGTTTAATTTTAGAAAGTGAGGATGATTTAGAAATTACTTCAATTCCGATGGATAGTTTGATTGATGGGATTATTATGCAGGAAAGCGATCGCCTAGATGCCTTAGAATTCAGTCCTGATGAAATTGACCTTGACGATGAATTTGGCGAAGATCGGGTGATATTGGCGGATTAA
- a CDS encoding SDR family oxidoreductase, whose amino-acid sequence MEKNIALITGSATGLGKRTAIELAKQGINIVVNFITSLESANELKKFIENNYPVEVIVVPGDVSYYSECEKIVKTAQDKIGKINILVNNAGTYVFERKDMIDYDLQEWEKVIQVNLNSVFYLSKLIIPTMRENRWGRIINIGFDRAENSPGWKYRSAFAAAKTGLVSLTKTLSIEEAEHGITVNMICPGDISANFKEANIDDVREIKDDYTPIGRPGTGEDIARMIAFLCDRYSDFITGSIIQVTGGKDVLNKYKYQT is encoded by the coding sequence TTGGAAAAAAATATTGCTCTAATTACTGGAAGTGCTACAGGTTTAGGGAAAAGAACAGCAATAGAACTAGCTAAACAAGGTATTAATATTGTTGTTAACTTTATTACTAGCTTAGAAAGTGCTAATGAATTAAAAAAATTCATTGAAAATAATTATCCTGTGGAAGTAATTGTTGTCCCAGGAGATGTGAGTTACTATAGTGAATGTGAAAAAATAGTCAAAACTGCCCAGGATAAAATTGGAAAAATTAATATTCTGGTGAATAATGCAGGTACTTATGTTTTTGAGCGCAAGGATATGATAGATTATGATTTACAGGAATGGGAAAAAGTCATTCAAGTAAATTTAAATAGTGTGTTCTATCTGAGTAAATTAATTATTCCCACAATGCGAGAAAATCGCTGGGGAAGAATTATTAATATTGGTTTTGATAGAGCAGAAAATTCTCCTGGTTGGAAATATCGTTCCGCTTTTGCTGCTGCAAAAACAGGATTAGTTTCTTTAACAAAAACACTTTCTATAGAAGAGGCTGAACATGGTATAACTGTAAATATGATTTGTCCTGGTGATATATCTGCTAATTTTAAGGAAGCAAATATTGATGATGTGCGAGAAATCAAAGATGATTATACACCTATTGGCCGTCCTGGAACAGGAGAAGATATTGCCCGGATGATTGCTTTTTTATGCGATCGATATTCAGATTTTATTACTGGTAGTATTATCCAAGTTACAGGGGGTAAGGATGTCCTCAATAAGTATAAATATCAGACATAA
- a CDS encoding CPBP family intramembrane glutamic endopeptidase, whose translation MSEQEPKDLGIEPLTRPQVLVAIAVTALVLLAIAKLWLYLSSVQQIPLTWNPIALPIGLGVGLAITLASAIVYRLWPAYRRSADTYLELILKPLVWPDLIWLGLLPGMSEELLFRGIMLPAFGLNAIGLMFSSVFFGVLHLSGREQWPYMLWAIFVGAVLGACALLSGNLLVPIVAHASANWISSSLWKSRNRGSKLS comes from the coding sequence GTGTCAGAACAAGAACCCAAAGATTTAGGAATAGAACCCCTCACCCGACCCCAGGTTTTGGTGGCGATCGCTGTAACCGCGCTGGTTTTACTGGCGATCGCTAAACTGTGGCTCTATTTAAGCTCAGTGCAACAAATCCCCTTAACCTGGAACCCGATCGCCTTACCGATCGGCCTAGGTGTGGGGTTGGCAATTACTTTAGCCAGCGCAATCGTCTATCGACTATGGCCCGCATATCGCCGCAGTGCAGACACCTATTTAGAATTAATCCTCAAACCTTTAGTTTGGCCAGATTTAATTTGGCTGGGATTACTGCCCGGAATGAGTGAAGAATTATTATTTCGGGGCATTATGTTACCAGCATTTGGCTTAAATGCGATCGGGCTGATGTTTTCTAGTGTATTTTTTGGCGTTTTACATCTCAGCGGTCGAGAACAATGGCCCTATATGTTGTGGGCTATCTTTGTCGGCGCTGTTTTAGGTGCCTGCGCTTTATTGAGTGGCAATTTATTAGTCCCCATTGTAGCTCATGCCAGCGCCAATTGGATTTCTAGTTCTCTGTGGAAAAGTAGAAACCGGGGTTCTAAGTTAAGTTGA
- a CDS encoding 2Fe-2S iron-sulfur cluster-binding protein produces MAKTYTVEIHHQGETHTLTVAEDQKIIEVAEASGLHLPNSCNAGVCTTCAGKIIGEGSVEQSEGMGLSPELQKEGYVLLCVAYPRSDLKIETEKEDEVYDRQFGRE; encoded by the coding sequence ATGGCTAAAACTTATACCGTTGAAATTCACCATCAAGGTGAAACCCACACTTTAACAGTGGCAGAAGATCAAAAAATTATAGAAGTGGCTGAGGCATCAGGACTCCACTTGCCTAATTCATGTAATGCCGGGGTTTGCACCACTTGTGCGGGCAAGATTATCGGTGAAGGCTCTGTAGAACAGTCCGAGGGCATGGGCTTGAGTCCAGAACTGCAAAAAGAAGGCTATGTGTTACTTTGCGTCGCCTATCCGCGATCGGATCTGAAGATTGAAACCGAGAAAGAAGACGAAGTTTACGATCGCCAATTTGGGCGGGAGTAA